The sequence ATCGGTAGCGGTCCCGGCGGCTACGTCGCCGCCATCCGCGCCGCTCAACACGGACTCCGCACCGCGGTGATCGAACGGGACCGACTCGGCGGCATCTGCCTCAACTGGGGGTGTATTCCCACCAAGGCCCTGCTTCACGGCGCCGACGTTGCACACACCCTGGCGAACCTGCGACCGCTCGGATTCACCGCTAGTGGAATTGAATTCGATATCACGCAGCTCGTCGAGTTCAGCCGTGGGGTATCAGGCCGGTTGTCCGATGGCATCGGCTACCTGATGAAGAAGAACGGCGTCGACGTGATCACCGGCACCGCCAAGCTGATCGACAAGGGCGTCGTCGGCGTCAGGTCCGGGAAGGACGAGTCGGTGCCGGCCACCGAGTACCGGGCCGATCACATCATCCTGGCGACCGGTGCGCGCCCGCGGTCGATTCCCGGAGTGACCCCAGACGGCGAACGGGTCTGGACCTACTTCGATGCCCTTGTCCCGACCGAACTCCCGAAGTCGTTGCTGGTCATCGGATCCGGTGCCATCGGTGTCGAGTTCGCGAGCCTCTACCGGGACCTCGGCAGCGAGGTGACAATTGTCGAAGTGGCACCGCAGATCATGCCCGTCGAAGACGCCGCCGTCGCCGCACACGTGCGACGGCAGTTCGAGAAGCGAGGTATCACGATTCGCACCGGCGCCTCGGTGTCCGACCTGACGGTCGGCACGGATTCGGTCGCGGTAACTGTGACGTCGACAGACGGCACGGTGGAAGAAGTTACCGTCGACCGGGTTCTCGTCGCCGCCGGAATCCAGGGGAACGTCGAGGACCTCGGGCTGGAGGACATCGGAGTCGAGGTCGACCGGAGCTTCGTCACCACCGACCAGTGGTGCCGCACCACCGCTTTCGGGGTCTACGCGATCGGTGACGTCGCGGGCGGTCCGTGTCTGGCGCACAAGGCCAGCCACGAAGGTGTGCTGTGTGTCGACAAGCTGGCGGGTGCCGAGCACGTGGTCCCGTTGGACAAGGACTACGTGCCGGGCTGCACGTACGCGCGGCCGCAGGTGGCCAGCCTCGGACTCACCGAGGACCAGGCGCGCGGCACCGGTCGTCGCCTGCAGATCGGGCAGTTCGATCTGCAGGCGTCCGGTAAGGCGCTCGCGATCGGCGAGGCCGACGGGTTCGTCAAGACGATTTTCGATGCCGACAGCGGCGAGCTCATCGGCGCGCACATGGTCGGTCCTGATGTCACCGAACAGATCCAGGGCTTCGGCATCGCCCGATCGCTGGAGGCCACCGGTGACGACCTCGCGGAAGTGATCTTCGCGCACCCGACGCTGTCCGAGGCCATGCACGAATCGGTGCTGGCTGCGCTGGGTCGCCCGATCAACATGTAGCAAACCCGCCGAACCGCGATTGCCCCGCGGTTCGGCGGGAACCACCACCCAGGAATCGACACGTGACTGCGACACCACGAACTCCGACCGACGCCGCGCAGGGCCCGCCCGGCCGCAAACTCCTTCGACTGGAAACCCGAAATGCGGAGACTCCGATCGAACGTAAGCCGAACTGGATCAAGACGAGAGCGAAGATGGGCCCGGAATATTCCGAGCTCAAAAGCCTCGTCAAACGCGAGGGCCTGCACACCGTCTGCGAAGAAGCCGGCTGCCCCAACATCTACGAATGCTGGGAAGACCGCGAGGCCACCTTCCTCATCGGCGGCGAGCAATGCACCCGCCGCTGCGACTTCTGCCAGATCGACACCGGCAAACCCGACGACCTCGACCGCGACGAACCACGCCGCGTCGCCGAGTCCGTCCAGGCCATGGGCCTGCGCTACTCGACCATCACCGGCGTCGCCCGCGACGACCTCCCCGACGGCGGCGCCTGGCTCTACGCCGAAACCGTGCGCCTGATCCACCAGCTCAACCCCGGCACCGGCGTCGAACTGCTGATCCCGGATTTCAACGCCAAACCCGAGCAACTCGCCGAGGTATTCGCCACCCGCCCCGAGGTCCTCGCCCACAACGTCGAGACCGTCCCCCGCATCTTCAAGCGCATCCGCCCCGCCTTCCGCTACCAGCGCAGCCTCGACGTGATCACCGCCGCCCGCGAGGACGGACTCGTCACCAAGTCCAACCTGATCCTGGGAATGGGCGAAACCCCCGACGAGGTCACCCAGGCCCTGCACGACCTGCACGACGCCGGCTGCGACATCATCACCATCACCCAGTACCTGCGTCCCTCGCCGCGGCATCACCCCGTCGAGCGGTGGGTCAAGCCCGAGGAATTCGTGGCGCACTCCACCACCGCCGAAGAGATCGGCTTCGCCGGCGTGATGGCCGGACCACTGGTCCGCTCCTCCTACCGGGCCGGCCGACTGTACGCGCAGGCAATGGCCCACCACCGCCGCGAAATTGCGGACCGACTCCTTCATCTCGCAGCCAACCGCACCACCCGTCAGGAGCCTCACCCATGAGTAACCGTTCCATTATCGAAGACTCGCGGATCCTCGAGTTCGCCCGCCGCTGGCTGCCTTACGGGGGTGGGAATACCGGTGACCTCCTCGTCGAATTCGGTATGACACCCGCCGGCTACATCGCCAGGCTGGGAGAGATTCTCGACGGTCCCGCCGGCTGGCACCTCGACCCCCAACTCCGCGCGGACCTACGCAGCTTCGTCGACACACGTATCCAGGCCGTGCGCACCACAGCTCAGCCGAACATCCGAACCTGAACATTGTCTGCGAACCGGTACGGCTGAGCAATCAATATCGGGCCCAGACTTTTTCGGAGACGGGAGATCTCGGCGCGGACGGCGACGACGTGGTCACGGTCGCCGAACAGCGCCTCGCTCATCGCGGCGGCGTCAGTACCGCCGGGCCCTGCGTCCGCGAGGACACGCAGAATCTGAGCGTGTCTCGGTGACAAGGCCCGGGTCCAATTCACATCTCCGCGCACCGTCGCGCGGGGCGACGCACCGAGGTCGAGCTCGAGGTCGATGTCTGCCCGATCCGCTCGGCGACGTACCAACCACCCCGCACCGAGCGGCTCAGGCACGCACCAACCCAGACCCGGTACGAGTAGCGGCTTTTCGGCGCACGGAGGCGCCAACCGTTCAGGTACAGCGATTCCGCCGGCTTCCACAACCCAGCCGTGCCGGTCCACGACGAGTGCGGGTCCACCGGCGGCGGCGAGCACCGGCGCCGCTTGCGCACGGAGCTTGTCGAGTTGGACGGTGCGCTCCCGCCACAACGTCGACTCGGCCAAGCGCACCGCAGTCCGCACGAGCGCCATGGTGGCCGGATGGACCGACATCGCCGACCCGCTGATATCGACCACGCCGAGCACCTCGCCCGTCCGCGGATCGCGGACCGGCGACCCGGTACACGACCAACCGGAATGCGACCGCGCATAGTGCTCGGCCGAAAATAACTGCACCGGAGCGCCTTCGACCAGTGCGGTGCCGACGGAATTGGTACCGACCAAGTCCTCGGACCAGCGTGCACCCTCCATGAAACCGAGCGCATCAGCAGCCTTGCGCACGGCGCGGGAACCGTCTCGCCACAGCACCACCCCATCGGTGTCTGCGATCACCACGATGAACTTCGCATCGTCGGCCACCTCGGTCAACGTGCTCCGGAGCTCCGGAAGAACCGAACGGAGGGCAGTTCGGGTACGGCGAGACTCGAGTTCGGAGCAGTCCGCGAATACGACATCTTCGCACCGGGCGGGGCTGACACCCTCGGCCTGAAGTCGCGACCACGACCGGGCGACGACGTCACGCGGCGGCATGGGCGGCTTCTGCCCGGACAGTACCGCGTCGTGCACCTCGCTCAACACTTGTGCGTGCCGGGAGAGATTCACACCGGAACCGACAGCCAGGAGCCTCTCAGGCGTCGAACTGGTTGCACTCACACACCGAGCTTACCGTCGTGTTGTGAGCCGGGACACGGGCGGTCGGAGCTCACACCAATGGCACGATTCGGGGAGGCCATTCCTTGAAAGCGGCTTCGCACCCGCCGATTCCAGGCCGGTGAGGATCGGGCCTCCCTCGTCGGCGCTTACCCGGCCTCCCCGGCGATACGTTCGAGCAGCGGACGGGTTCGGTAGGGAATGGCGTCGCGCATTGCGACAGACACCGTCGTGCGTTCGACCCCCGGAACGGCAAGAATGAGCCCGGCCACCCGGTACAGATCGTCGGCATCGACGGCGACTACGCCGATGTGGAGGTCCGCAGCCCCGGAGATGCCGACGACCTCGGTGACCTCCGCTATGTCTCTGAGGTGGTCGATGACCTCCTCGAGACGATGCTGATCGACCACCGCAGTGACGAAGGCCTGCAAGGGATAGCCGAGATCCCGGGGCGACACGCATCGGTCGACCGGCGCCAGTACCTTCTGTTCGTCCCACCGAGACATCCGCGCCTGCACAGTATTACGCGCCATTCCCAACAGAGACGCCAACTGCACGCCGGTCGCGCGCGGGACGTCGCAAAGCGCGAGAAGCAGGCGGGCGTCGGTCCGATCGAGTCTCGTCATGTCGCGGAGTATGCCACCGGGCGACTCAACCATGCTGCGCATTTTGCCTGATTTTTGTCAGCAATCTTGCGCATACGGCTCATCGCGCCGCGGTGGTGCACCGATACAACGGCACTGGATCTCGTCGTTGCCACCATCGCCCGGACCGTGATCGGCACCGACCACAGCGACGCGACCTGACCCGTCGGCGTCCACGTGTGGTGGAGACCGCGCGGGACGCGTGGCCAGACCGCTATGCCACCAGTCGTTCGAGTGGTTGGCTGGTTATCGCCGCGATCAGATCGAAGTCTTTGTCCAGATGCAGAACGACTCGGTTTTTGATTTCCGCGGTCGCCGCGATGAGCAGATCCGGAATCGATGGTGCGCGATGTTGGCCACGTTCAGCCAGTTACCGTTGCACATCAAGGGCGCGGTCTTCGACCGCGGGTGTCGAATACTCCAGGGGCATGGCCGATAGCGGTGGGGTGCGTCGACCCCGCGACAGGTCGTGGGCGGTACGGGCCGAGCAGCCGACCTCGAGCAGCGTCACGGTGCAGATGTGGACGAGACCGCGCTGGCTTCGATTGGCCCACTATTCGGCGTCCGGACTGGTGCCCGGGCGCACCATCGCGGACTTGTCGATGAGCCACGTGGAGCCACTCATGACCAGGCGCCGCGCATGACCTCATCGTCGTTCAGGTCGGGGAAGTCCTGCGAGAACCGCATCAGGTCGGCGGTCGACACCGAGGTGGCGGTGCGACGCGCCTCCTGCTGCAGCTGACGGCGCAGGAATTCAGTTCGCGAGATACCGAGACGGGCAGCGTGCTCGTCGAGCAGCGCCAAATCCTCGGCGGGAAAGTTGCGGATCAAAACATCGGGCATGACAGCCTCCCTCGATATCAGAGATATCACACCGCTTCTCGACGAGCGTGGGAGCAACCGCCTGTCAGCGGCGTAGCCGACTCGCCGAAGCGGGAATCGTGACACCTCCCACGAACAGGACCCGACTGGATGGAACCCTTCGCCCGAACGATTAACGCGGCAAAGTAGTACGTCGTGTCGAGCAACCTCGAGCGGGTCGATTGGAACGCGGAATTCGTGCGAGGGAATCTAGCCACGGCCGCCCGCGGGGATTGCACGACGATCGCAACACCCGCTGGACGCTTACAACGCCGCGGCCGACGTCACCCGTTCGGGTAGTACAGTGCACCGGGCGCCCGGCGTGCGCTGGGCTTGGTGAGGACGCGCTGGAGTACCGTGCGGCCGCCGATTGCGCTGGCCAACAGGCCCAGTAGCAGTGCCACGTTGGTCATACCGCCATCCTCTCCGGTGCGGTGTGATCACCCCGGAGCGGTCGGGGATCGGAGCGTTCACCGGCGAACATCGCCTCGATACGCATCTTGATTTCCTCGGTACTGATCGACCCCGCCCGGCGGGAGGAGCGTGCATGGGTCGTTGATGATCCTGAAACGGGAAGGCTCACGAATGTAGGTGTCCTGTCGATGCGATGTTGATGGTGGAAGAAAGGTCAGATCATTACCGATGCGGCGGCGACGCAGGCAAGGGTCGCGACCGCTGCGACGCCGGCCAGAAGCGCGGACCCGGTCACTACCACGGCGGGTGCCGCTACTGCTGCCGCGGCACCGAGCGCTATCGAAGCGCCCGACCGCACCACCGAGGTCGTCGACTCGTCAGGAAGCGGGGTGTGGTGGGTGGTGTGCACGCCGGGGTCCTTTCCGGATCAGGGTCGACTGCAATGACGTGGAGGTAGACGTTTTCCGCGGTCACGGTTAAGTGTGCGCTGGATCACATTCGGTCATGGCGTTAGTTGTACATCATCAAAAAGACGAATGCCACTTGTGATCGAGCCCAACAGAGCCGTGCGCCCCTCGGCTGGCACAACTGGACATCGGTTCAAGTTGCGTGGCCGGGCGTGACGATGCCGTGGTCGAATGCGTAGACGATGGCGGCGGCGCGGTCACGAAGATCGAGTTTGACGAAGATGTGCCCGATGTGGCTCTTCACGGTTACTCCCGAGATACCCAGCGCGCGGCCGATCTCACTGTTGCTGTATCCCCGGCCGATGAGCGCGAGCACATCGAGTTCCCGCGCCGTCAGCTCGTCGACGCTGCGACCCGCGCCGTTGGTGGGCCCGGCGGCGGTGCGATAGGTGGTCAGCACTCGGCCGGTCACCGCCGGATCGAGGCAGGCTCCTCCCTCTGCGACCGTTCGCACGGCACGAATCAATTCCTCGGCGGGTGAATCCTTGAGAAGGAAACCGGCGGCGCCTGCGCGCAGTGAGCCGGACAGCAGTTCGTCGTCGTCGAAGGTGGTGAGAACCAATACCGGCGGGGGTCGATCACCGGCCTGCAGCTCACGGGTGGCCGTAATCCCGTCTACCCCCTTCATGCGTAGGTCCATCAGCACGACGTCGGGTGCGTGGCGAGCCACGGCGTCGGGCACTTCCGAGCCGTCGGCGCATTCGGCAACGATGACGAAACCGTCCTTGCGTCGCAGAATCCGCCGGAGCCCCGAGCGCACCAATTCTTGGTCGTCGACGAGCAACACTTTGATCTCGGGGGCGGTCACGACTGCTCCGGGGCACGACGCCGGAGCGACAGCGGGCAGGAGTCGGTGGGGAGGGGAATCTCGGCGCGCACCGACCACCCCTGTTCATCCGGGCCGGCCTGCAACGTGCCACCGAGGAGTTCGGCGCGCTCGCGCATTCCACGCATCCCCGAACCACTCGAGTCCATGGGTAGCGCTGCGGGAGCAGCGGTCGGATTGCGCACCACCAGCGTGATCGACTCCGGCGCGATCGAGAGGGTCACCTCGGCGCCGGCGCCCGGCGCATGTTTGATGATGTTGGCCAGTGACTCCTGCGATATCCGATAGAGACCGAGACCGGTCGCGCTGCTCACCGCGCTCGGGTCTCCGCGCATCTCGAAAGACACCTCGAGTCCTGCGCGGCGGAAGTCGTCGATCAGATTCGGTATGTCACCGATGGCGGGTTCGGGCCGGGTTCCGGCCGGTTTCACCTCGAGCAGCCCGACCGTGCGCCGGATGTCTGCCATTGCCTGACGGCCCAGGCGCTCGGCGTCGGCGAGGGCCTCCACGGCGTCGTCGACGTCGCGATCCTCTTCGAGGGCGCGGCGGGCGCCGGTGAGATGGAGCATGGTGATGCTCAACGAGTGGGCAACCACGTCGTGGATTTCCCGGGCGATGCGTTGGCGTTCGCGAGTGGCGGCCTGCTCGGTCTGGATGACATGGGATGCGCGCTCCTGGTGAAGGAGGCGGAGCTGGGTCTGCAGCAGATGTCCGATGATCCACCCCACCGCGACACCGGCGATGTACCAGGGCACGTCACCCAGCCGGTCGGCGACGGCGAATCCGGACAGCACCGCGACGGCACCCGCCGCGGTGGTAAGGCTCACGGCCAGCTTCGCCGTCGCCGCGACTTCGCCGACCATGAACACGAGAATGAACGGGGCCACGTCGAACTGACCGATCACTTGTTG comes from Rhodococcus oxybenzonivorans and encodes:
- the lpdA gene encoding dihydrolipoyl dehydrogenase, whose product is MTDKYDVLVIGSGPGGYVAAIRAAQHGLRTAVIERDRLGGICLNWGCIPTKALLHGADVAHTLANLRPLGFTASGIEFDITQLVEFSRGVSGRLSDGIGYLMKKNGVDVITGTAKLIDKGVVGVRSGKDESVPATEYRADHIILATGARPRSIPGVTPDGERVWTYFDALVPTELPKSLLVIGSGAIGVEFASLYRDLGSEVTIVEVAPQIMPVEDAAVAAHVRRQFEKRGITIRTGASVSDLTVGTDSVAVTVTSTDGTVEEVTVDRVLVAAGIQGNVEDLGLEDIGVEVDRSFVTTDQWCRTTAFGVYAIGDVAGGPCLAHKASHEGVLCVDKLAGAEHVVPLDKDYVPGCTYARPQVASLGLTEDQARGTGRRLQIGQFDLQASGKALAIGEADGFVKTIFDADSGELIGAHMVGPDVTEQIQGFGIARSLEATGDDLAEVIFAHPTLSEAMHESVLAALGRPINM
- the lipA gene encoding lipoyl synthase, whose translation is MTATPRTPTDAAQGPPGRKLLRLETRNAETPIERKPNWIKTRAKMGPEYSELKSLVKREGLHTVCEEAGCPNIYECWEDREATFLIGGEQCTRRCDFCQIDTGKPDDLDRDEPRRVAESVQAMGLRYSTITGVARDDLPDGGAWLYAETVRLIHQLNPGTGVELLIPDFNAKPEQLAEVFATRPEVLAHNVETVPRIFKRIRPAFRYQRSLDVITAAREDGLVTKSNLILGMGETPDEVTQALHDLHDAGCDIITITQYLRPSPRHHPVERWVKPEEFVAHSTTAEEIGFAGVMAGPLVRSSYRAGRLYAQAMAHHRREIADRLLHLAANRTTRQEPHP
- a CDS encoding DUF3263 domain-containing protein — encoded protein: MSNRSIIEDSRILEFARRWLPYGGGNTGDLLVEFGMTPAGYIARLGEILDGPAGWHLDPQLRADLRSFVDTRIQAVRTTAQPNIRT
- a CDS encoding GAF domain-containing protein — translated: MHDAVLSGQKPPMPPRDVVARSWSRLQAEGVSPARCEDVVFADCSELESRRTRTALRSVLPELRSTLTEVADDAKFIVVIADTDGVVLWRDGSRAVRKAADALGFMEGARWSEDLVGTNSVGTALVEGAPVQLFSAEHYARSHSGWSCTGSPVRDPRTGEVLGVVDISGSAMSVHPATMALVRTAVRLAESTLWRERTVQLDKLRAQAAPVLAAAGGPALVVDRHGWVVEAGGIAVPERLAPPCAEKPLLVPGLGWCVPEPLGAGWLVRRRADRADIDLELDLGASPRATVRGDVNWTRALSPRHAQILRVLADAGPGGTDAAAMSEALFGDRDHVVAVRAEISRLRKSLGPILIAQPYRFADNVQVRMFG
- a CDS encoding Lrp/AsnC family transcriptional regulator; translated protein: MTRLDRTDARLLLALCDVPRATGVQLASLLGMARNTVQARMSRWDEQKVLAPVDRCVSPRDLGYPLQAFVTAVVDQHRLEEVIDHLRDIAEVTEVVGISGAADLHIGVVAVDADDLYRVAGLILAVPGVERTTVSVAMRDAIPYRTRPLLERIAGEAG
- a CDS encoding ribbon-helix-helix domain-containing protein, with translation MPDVLIRNFPAEDLALLDEHAARLGISRTEFLRRQLQQEARRTATSVSTADLMRFSQDFPDLNDDEVMRGAWS
- a CDS encoding response regulator transcription factor, translated to MTAPEIKVLLVDDQELVRSGLRRILRRKDGFVIVAECADGSEVPDAVARHAPDVVLMDLRMKGVDGITATRELQAGDRPPPVLVLTTFDDDELLSGSLRAGAAGFLLKDSPAEELIRAVRTVAEGGACLDPAVTGRVLTTYRTAAGPTNGAGRSVDELTARELDVLALIGRGYSNSEIGRALGISGVTVKSHIGHIFVKLDLRDRAAAIVYAFDHGIVTPGHAT
- a CDS encoding sensor histidine kinase, whose product is MEYFRRRMTMSEYDYPPGVPIFGHVAIVAVAGVAVAQRDAFVPPGWALPVALVAAGTSLAGDLVRPGSMIPRPLLAVVVTAATALLLVQQVIGQFDVAPFILVFMVGEVAATAKLAVSLTTAAGAVAVLSGFAVADRLGDVPWYIAGVAVGWIIGHLLQTQLRLLHQERASHVIQTEQAATRERQRIAREIHDVVAHSLSITMLHLTGARRALEEDRDVDDAVEALADAERLGRQAMADIRRTVGLLEVKPAGTRPEPAIGDIPNLIDDFRRAGLEVSFEMRGDPSAVSSATGLGLYRISQESLANIIKHAPGAGAEVTLSIAPESITLVVRNPTAAPAALPMDSSGSGMRGMRERAELLGGTLQAGPDEQGWSVRAEIPLPTDSCPLSLRRRAPEQS